Proteins from a single region of Streptomyces glaucescens:
- a CDS encoding DUF5133 domain-containing protein: MIIPAEKELRAVLARFAQARIEHDVRPTGHTSRALEDATYTLCVMTGARTAEQALLAADALLEQYSASRVSLSQEDETLAA; this comes from the coding sequence TTGATCATTCCGGCGGAGAAGGAACTGCGAGCTGTCCTGGCCCGGTTCGCTCAGGCACGCATCGAGCATGACGTGCGCCCGACCGGTCACACCAGCAGGGCTCTCGAGGACGCCACGTACACGCTGTGCGTGATGACCGGAGCCCGCACGGCCGAGCAGGCTCTGCTCGCGGCCGATGCGCTGCTCGAGCAGTACAGCGCCAGCCGTGTGAGCCTCTCCCAAGAGGACGAGACGCTCGCCGCGTAG